One segment of Candidatus Nitrospira nitrosa DNA contains the following:
- a CDS encoding DUF1579 domain-containing protein → MHILSFMLTSLCILLTVSPALAKDMKGQKPTDPLAMMELWKQAAMPGEPHKLFATLVGSWTTTTKEWMEPGKPPMESTGTAESNMMMEGRFLHQEFHGQMMGQPFTGMSIDAYDNMRKKYITVWVDTRGTGVFIMEGTGSVDGKTITLRGSHAEPGGGTMTHRAIWTIIDTDHQLVEMYRSHHGQKETKMMEITYTRKQ, encoded by the coding sequence GTGCACATACTCTCGTTCATGCTGACATCACTCTGCATCCTGCTCACCGTCTCACCGGCCCTGGCCAAGGACATGAAAGGACAGAAACCGACGGATCCCCTCGCCATGATGGAGCTCTGGAAACAGGCCGCCATGCCTGGAGAGCCACACAAACTGTTTGCGACATTGGTTGGCAGTTGGACCACCACGACAAAGGAATGGATGGAACCGGGCAAGCCACCGATGGAGTCGACCGGAACGGCAGAATCAAACATGATGATGGAGGGACGATTTCTCCACCAGGAATTCCACGGCCAGATGATGGGCCAACCATTCACCGGCATGAGCATCGACGCCTACGACAACATGCGAAAGAAATACATAACGGTCTGGGTAGATACGAGAGGGACCGGCGTCTTCATCATGGAGGGGACCGGGAGCGTCGATGGGAAGACCATTACCCTGAGAGGCTCACATGCAGAACCGGGTGGAGGCACGATGACCCATCGCGCCATCTGGACCATCATTGACACCGACCATCAACTGGTTGAGATGTACCGCTCACATCACGGCCAGAAAGAAACAAAGATGATGGAGATCACCTATACGCGAAAACAATAG
- a CDS encoding DUF2934 domain-containing protein — translation MARRTSGEQKEASHNEPRVSVAKVGKTVSSRRATQRELFSVAPASGRVETQAEGQDHLHQQIAELAYVLYERSGFQEGNDLEHWLEAERQIKGVRDRAA, via the coding sequence ATGGCGCGTCGGACGAGCGGTGAACAGAAGGAAGCAAGCCACAATGAGCCTCGTGTTTCGGTTGCCAAGGTGGGTAAAACGGTCAGCTCGCGCCGGGCTACTCAACGGGAGTTATTTTCTGTCGCTCCTGCCAGTGGAAGGGTAGAAACTCAGGCGGAAGGGCAGGACCATCTCCATCAGCAAATCGCGGAACTGGCCTATGTTCTCTATGAGCGAAGTGGGTTCCAGGAAGGGAATGATCTGGAGCATTGGTTGGAAGCCGAACGCCAAATCAAGGGGGTGCGCGACCGGGCCGCGTAA
- a CDS encoding FKBP-type peptidyl-prolyl cis-trans isomerase, with translation MRRPYVVPSLCGWGTILFLTAACASAGDVKKGGSPMTVSNGKQVTLEYTLKLDDQSVVDTNVGGEPIKVMQGKHEIVPGLEKALEGMAPGEKKKVTVPPTEAYGTVDLKAFQEVDRKMVPVAAQKVGAQLEGTTNDGQKVYPRISEVKNETVVLDFNHPLAGKTLYFDVKVLDVAQAVTK, from the coding sequence ATGAGACGTCCATATGTTGTTCCGTCACTCTGCGGTTGGGGCACAATCCTCTTTCTGACAGCGGCCTGTGCCTCAGCAGGCGACGTCAAGAAAGGTGGTTCGCCGATGACCGTGTCGAACGGGAAACAAGTCACTCTCGAATACACCCTGAAACTCGATGATCAGTCGGTCGTCGATACCAATGTCGGGGGAGAGCCGATAAAAGTCATGCAAGGCAAGCATGAAATCGTGCCCGGTCTGGAAAAGGCACTGGAAGGTATGGCGCCCGGAGAGAAGAAAAAGGTGACCGTTCCGCCGACAGAGGCCTACGGTACGGTCGATCTGAAAGCGTTTCAGGAAGTGGACCGAAAGATGGTGCCGGTCGCAGCCCAGAAGGTGGGCGCCCAGTTGGAGGGAACCACCAACGACGGGCAAAAGGTCTATCCTCGTATCTCCGAAGTGAAAAACGAGACCGTCGTGCTCGACTTCAACCATCCCCTCGCCGGCAAGACCCTCTACTTCGACGTCAAAGTGCTGGACGTGGCACAAGCCGTAACGAAGTAG
- a CDS encoding YciI family protein, with the protein MREKVTSQSAREFVNAAKLPSPTRGVVDGSRELIDFNAQKTQTMVVASDVVSFVKGVSTERRQDIVNSSLLAQLVANKQVPDKTNVTQWYKAYFEVLQNIGWVIQDHSFSSYTEEANGLEAHEAILKIAGAFLGGTPGALAIVMSTLEALKSMDDSKPWMTIFDRETKHANTGHFQIALAEQGDNDQFMVSMMAFSLKAESMLTQILFFKIRKDEVQLEKCAGKVTINDEVLTSIRDQVKQKLAAHTSQYIAKLPDLG; encoded by the coding sequence ATGAGGGAAAAAGTGACCTCCCAATCAGCTCGTGAATTCGTCAACGCTGCGAAGTTGCCGTCTCCGACACGTGGAGTCGTTGACGGCAGTCGAGAGCTCATCGATTTTAACGCGCAGAAGACCCAGACCATGGTTGTGGCATCGGATGTCGTATCGTTTGTGAAAGGCGTATCGACCGAACGGCGGCAAGATATCGTCAATTCGAGCCTGCTCGCCCAGTTGGTGGCCAATAAACAAGTGCCCGACAAGACGAACGTCACCCAATGGTACAAAGCCTACTTCGAGGTGCTGCAGAATATCGGATGGGTCATTCAAGACCACAGTTTCTCTTCCTACACGGAAGAAGCGAATGGTCTGGAAGCGCACGAAGCGATCCTCAAAATCGCCGGAGCCTTCCTCGGAGGCACGCCAGGGGCCCTTGCAATCGTGATGTCGACGCTCGAAGCGCTAAAATCGATGGACGACAGCAAACCCTGGATGACCATTTTCGACCGCGAGACCAAGCACGCCAATACGGGACACTTCCAGATTGCATTGGCGGAACAGGGCGACAACGACCAATTCATGGTGTCGATGATGGCGTTCAGCTTGAAGGCCGAGTCGATGTTGACGCAGATCCTCTTCTTTAAAATTCGGAAGGACGAGGTGCAGTTGGAGAAGTGCGCGGGCAAGGTGACGATCAACGACGAGGTGCTCACCAGCATCCGAGACCAAGTGAAACAAAAGCTTGCGGCCCATACCAGTCAGTACATTGCCAAGCTGCCGGATCTTGGGTGA
- a CDS encoding CHAT domain-containing protein: protein MKSAQTQSTLQVSVLHGDLNHTNHPILLGHYEGDTIAGAERVVDNMVQGALSQRYHLGRYPGRNGTAAVAIAPSSEIQKILGVQHGAIVIGLGKWGELTPSSLIQGISQGVTEYCLHVYQCRGSVDSGKESEGLTINSLLIGSNTSANIAVEDSVNAIVRGVVLANRALAQRSVKKQGAGLPRVVHIQLIERLLDVAVEAAKSTFRTEKRIEQEFQVAIQVAPYLKKGKGGQTRLVPSSTKDYWRRWTISAVQDAPPPPPMSLPTVLRDRLRTVLQDDQSNDPKVYRALLDLALRDCEPTALRPHKLRFLALSDRARAEAMLQENQSDLIEQLIQRSITTQTFRQDIAKTLFELLIPLDLKESLRSLENVVFILDHVTANYPWELISDADQSPEQKQPLCVRMGMIRQLQMVGYDNHPRDTTSRSALVVGNPQTPLNYRDLPGAKAEAKRVAELLEQADYRTEYTPTRLRAEEVLNQLLAQPYRIIHIAGHGYYHEGDAETTGTKSGVVLSGGIFLTAAEIAQLDPIPELVFLNCCYLGQIDRTAPNTLAANKLAASIAGELIRKGVRAVVAAGWPVEDEPALCFAESFYRDLLAGQPFGRALKEARSNTWKKFPSSNTCGAYQAYGDPDFALSSNEGRDHVDSDDAKVAAEEVLLQLDGLSQSLAHADDAKVRAVLSQVEKSCAADWLNQGNVQERLGAAYAGAGLFKEAIAHYERAAECEDPAYPATLRTFEQWVNLAVRLGAKEGDKTQIKAAIEKGRHLLGFSRTSERLNLMGGAQKRLAQLETDTKQIRAHLEQAAADYREAADRRQQAGTLDSYPILNAIVLEVLLGKDDVDREVVLSRCEVQAQENFEKPRSAWDAITIADVALIRALIGQSLPQESNNLVDKYQAAFAKSSTTQREQDSALTQMRFIREILKKLPHADRDASASAVESLDQILKQLQPPDQLSASQAKPTSAGTSSEPRRSRPLPKHLGQKKPTRKDTGRQSSRIKVKTGKRRPTLS from the coding sequence ATGAAGTCGGCACAGACCCAGTCGACACTCCAAGTTTCCGTGTTGCATGGAGATCTCAATCACACCAACCATCCCATCTTACTCGGCCATTACGAGGGCGACACGATTGCAGGGGCAGAGCGTGTCGTGGACAACATGGTTCAGGGCGCGTTATCCCAACGCTACCACCTGGGGCGCTACCCCGGACGAAATGGGACTGCCGCCGTCGCCATCGCTCCGTCCAGTGAAATCCAAAAAATATTGGGTGTCCAACATGGCGCGATTGTCATCGGACTCGGCAAATGGGGTGAATTGACCCCGTCATCGCTCATTCAAGGCATCTCGCAGGGGGTGACAGAGTATTGCCTGCACGTTTACCAGTGCCGCGGTTCAGTGGATTCCGGGAAGGAATCGGAAGGGCTCACAATCAATAGCCTGTTGATCGGGTCGAATACATCGGCGAACATCGCGGTGGAGGATTCGGTCAATGCTATTGTACGGGGCGTGGTCTTGGCAAATCGCGCCCTCGCACAGCGCTCCGTCAAGAAGCAGGGTGCTGGGTTGCCACGTGTGGTTCATATCCAGCTTATCGAGCGGCTCCTAGATGTGGCGGTCGAGGCAGCCAAGTCGACGTTTCGCACCGAAAAGCGAATTGAACAAGAGTTTCAGGTTGCCATTCAAGTCGCACCCTACTTGAAGAAAGGCAAAGGCGGTCAGACCAGACTGGTTCCGTCCAGTACGAAAGACTACTGGCGTCGCTGGACTATCTCTGCAGTTCAGGACGCGCCACCTCCACCTCCGATGAGTCTGCCTACCGTGCTGAGGGACCGCCTCCGCACCGTGCTACAGGATGATCAAAGCAATGATCCGAAGGTCTATCGTGCCTTGCTCGACCTGGCCTTACGAGATTGCGAGCCGACGGCGCTCCGTCCACACAAGCTTCGCTTTCTGGCCCTGTCGGATCGAGCGAGAGCCGAAGCGATGCTGCAGGAGAATCAGTCAGACCTGATCGAACAACTGATTCAACGTTCGATCACCACCCAGACCTTTCGTCAGGACATCGCGAAGACACTGTTCGAACTCTTGATCCCGCTGGACCTGAAAGAAAGTCTCCGCAGCCTCGAAAACGTTGTCTTCATTCTCGACCATGTCACGGCCAACTATCCCTGGGAACTGATAAGCGATGCGGATCAGTCTCCGGAGCAAAAGCAGCCTCTCTGTGTCCGAATGGGGATGATCCGACAGCTGCAAATGGTCGGCTACGACAACCATCCGCGAGACACCACCTCCCGCAGCGCCTTGGTCGTTGGAAATCCTCAAACCCCACTCAATTATCGTGATCTGCCTGGTGCCAAGGCGGAGGCTAAACGTGTGGCCGAGCTGCTGGAACAAGCCGACTATCGAACAGAATACACGCCGACTCGTCTGAGGGCCGAGGAAGTCTTGAATCAACTCTTGGCCCAACCCTATCGCATCATCCATATTGCTGGTCACGGGTATTATCACGAAGGGGACGCAGAAACGACAGGGACCAAGTCCGGCGTCGTCCTTAGCGGCGGGATCTTTCTCACCGCGGCAGAAATCGCGCAGCTCGATCCGATCCCGGAATTGGTGTTCTTGAATTGTTGCTACTTGGGACAGATCGATCGTACCGCCCCAAATACGTTGGCGGCGAACAAGTTGGCTGCCAGCATCGCGGGGGAATTGATCCGAAAAGGCGTACGGGCGGTTGTGGCGGCAGGGTGGCCGGTTGAGGATGAGCCGGCGCTGTGTTTTGCGGAATCGTTCTACCGAGATCTGCTCGCTGGTCAGCCGTTCGGTCGGGCTCTGAAGGAAGCCCGGTCCAACACGTGGAAGAAATTTCCGTCTTCTAATACATGCGGAGCCTATCAAGCCTATGGTGATCCTGATTTTGCCCTGTCCAGCAATGAAGGTCGCGACCATGTCGATAGTGACGATGCAAAGGTCGCGGCCGAAGAAGTGCTCCTTCAGTTGGATGGTCTTTCGCAATCACTCGCCCATGCTGACGACGCGAAGGTGCGTGCAGTGTTGAGTCAGGTGGAAAAGAGCTGTGCGGCGGACTGGCTGAATCAGGGAAACGTGCAGGAGCGGCTCGGCGCGGCCTATGCCGGAGCCGGTCTTTTCAAGGAAGCCATCGCTCATTATGAACGGGCAGCTGAATGCGAGGACCCTGCCTATCCTGCTACGCTTCGCACTTTCGAACAATGGGTTAACTTAGCAGTACGACTTGGGGCAAAAGAAGGCGACAAGACCCAGATTAAAGCGGCCATTGAAAAGGGCAGGCACCTCCTTGGTTTTTCCAGGACGTCGGAGCGGTTGAATCTTATGGGGGGGGCGCAAAAGAGACTGGCTCAACTTGAGACAGATACAAAGCAGATACGAGCGCACTTGGAACAGGCTGCTGCCGACTATCGTGAAGCGGCAGATCGACGGCAACAGGCAGGAACGCTCGATTCCTATCCGATCCTCAACGCCATCGTGCTCGAGGTGCTGCTTGGGAAGGACGACGTCGATCGGGAAGTTGTACTTTCCCGATGCGAGGTCCAGGCACAAGAAAACTTTGAAAAGCCTCGCAGTGCGTGGGATGCCATTACGATCGCGGATGTTGCCCTGATTCGGGCGCTCATCGGCCAGTCGCTCCCTCAAGAAAGCAACAACCTAGTGGACAAGTACCAGGCTGCCTTTGCCAAATCATCAACGACTCAACGTGAGCAAGATTCCGCTCTGACGCAAATGAGATTTATCAGAGAGATACTCAAGAAATTGCCGCATGCTGATCGTGACGCGAGTGCATCAGCCGTCGAGTCACTCGATCAAATCCTGAAACAGTTGCAGCCACCAGACCAGCTCTCGGCGAGTCAAGCCAAACCAACATCTGCTGGGACCTCCAGCGAGCCGCGTCGCTCGAGGCCCTTGCCGAAACATCTCGGACAAAAGAAACCAACGCGCAAGGACACGGGGCGTCAGTCCTCCCGCATAAAGGTGAAAACAGGCAAACGCCGGCCGACGTTGTCGTGA
- a CDS encoding caspase family protein, with protein MAKRAVLIGINKYQVPGSDLNGCVNDVKNLSGALKTYYGFADKDITTLTDLKATKKAMQAAIQKLIVGGKKGDTLLLHYSGHGSNVPDDNGDEADHRDEILCPTDLDWKDTLRDDWLRKTFNRLRKGVSLTVIMDCCHSGTITRAILPPDAPVRERFLPCPLDLMATESGRKLRGVVQRKLKKASSGRSRKSDIVDADIQELLITGCRSTQTSADADIGGIYNGALTYYLVESIKEAHGKLTYRELHQRTVAKLKQNDYDQVPQLEGQKTSFDRQFLS; from the coding sequence ATGGCGAAGCGAGCGGTACTCATCGGAATCAACAAGTATCAAGTCCCAGGGTCGGATCTGAATGGGTGCGTCAATGACGTGAAAAACCTGAGCGGGGCGTTGAAAACCTATTATGGCTTTGCCGACAAGGACATCACGACCCTCACCGACCTGAAGGCAACGAAGAAGGCCATGCAGGCGGCGATTCAAAAGCTGATCGTCGGTGGGAAGAAAGGCGATACCTTACTGCTTCACTATTCTGGCCATGGTTCGAATGTGCCGGATGACAATGGAGACGAAGCGGATCACAGGGATGAGATTCTCTGTCCGACGGACTTGGATTGGAAGGATACCCTGCGGGACGACTGGCTCAGGAAGACCTTCAATAGACTTCGCAAAGGTGTGAGCCTCACCGTCATTATGGACTGTTGCCACTCAGGGACGATCACGCGTGCCATCCTCCCGCCGGATGCTCCCGTGCGAGAGCGGTTTCTACCGTGCCCGCTCGATCTTATGGCGACCGAGTCCGGCCGGAAATTACGTGGAGTGGTTCAAAGAAAACTGAAGAAGGCCTCCAGTGGGCGGAGCCGGAAAAGCGATATCGTGGATGCCGATATTCAGGAACTGCTGATCACGGGCTGTCGGTCCACCCAAACCTCCGCCGATGCGGATATCGGTGGGATCTATAACGGGGCCCTGACGTATTACTTGGTGGAATCGATCAAAGAAGCTCACGGCAAGCTGACCTACCGAGAGCTGCACCAGCGGACCGTTGCAAAGCTGAAGCAGAATGACTACGACCAGGTGCCCCAACTTGAAGGGCAGAAGACTTCCTTCGATCGCCAGTTTCTGAGTTGA
- a CDS encoding toll/interleukin-1 receptor domain-containing protein, protein MYFSHSWHSRDVELNLQVWEELATDCTLLVDRPDEPGADPPYYINRIEELLRRTDLFVSVLTYRDQPEAVAGADGTRLHCSPYSLFEIRLAERVDIPRLVVYERGTRFRPPETIRPWEVYVEFFCGSKERRIESQQWTTVIQSKIRQWKAWAVNHRRPVSYERSRRAVILVGESLYKGAGEALESGLRAGGYRTDRCDPERQGSGKVFRLLREAELVVAEFGTSDSRLEQIYGAAHGLGLPTIRMVSAASGPIELPWILKGGPGGFENDIVMWSKPEDVLALVDPRIAAMDRISEALSDGDGFDYLQSKRYAKFFVFLSHTLKGADRALVEQIYRLLKERYVIPFEYHQANTAGMDWRAALDESLKKTTHFVTLLDPMYEQSETCEYELREILKRRNEVAILPFMINGRDRPNPDLKNMHNELLSNPNPSANAKSVVQQVMQELDRALSGSSQI, encoded by the coding sequence GTGTACTTCAGTCATAGTTGGCACTCACGTGATGTGGAGCTGAATCTCCAGGTTTGGGAAGAATTGGCCACAGATTGTACGCTGCTGGTGGATCGTCCAGATGAACCTGGAGCTGATCCGCCTTACTATATCAATCGAATTGAGGAACTGCTTAGACGAACTGATCTCTTCGTCAGCGTTCTGACCTACCGCGATCAACCTGAGGCTGTAGCAGGGGCTGACGGTACGCGGTTGCACTGTTCACCATATAGTCTATTCGAGATTCGACTAGCTGAACGAGTCGATATTCCGCGACTGGTCGTGTATGAGAGAGGGACGCGTTTCAGACCTCCGGAAACGATTCGACCTTGGGAAGTATATGTTGAGTTTTTTTGTGGAAGCAAGGAACGTCGTATCGAGTCGCAACAATGGACAACCGTGATCCAGTCGAAGATTCGTCAGTGGAAGGCCTGGGCCGTGAATCACCGGCGCCCGGTGAGCTACGAGCGGTCCAGGAGGGCCGTTATCTTGGTTGGTGAATCGCTCTATAAGGGAGCTGGCGAAGCTCTCGAGAGTGGCTTGCGGGCTGGTGGATATAGGACAGATCGTTGTGACCCTGAACGGCAAGGAAGCGGTAAAGTCTTTCGGCTCCTCCGAGAAGCCGAGCTAGTTGTCGCTGAGTTTGGGACATCCGATTCCCGTCTAGAGCAGATTTATGGTGCTGCTCATGGTTTGGGATTACCCACGATTCGTATGGTGTCTGCGGCATCTGGGCCCATAGAACTGCCTTGGATTCTGAAAGGAGGTCCAGGCGGTTTTGAGAACGATATTGTGATGTGGAGTAAACCGGAGGATGTCCTAGCCTTGGTTGACCCTCGCATTGCCGCTATGGATCGTATCAGTGAGGCCCTCAGCGATGGTGATGGTTTCGACTATCTTCAGTCGAAGCGCTATGCGAAGTTTTTCGTGTTTCTCAGTCACACCTTGAAGGGGGCAGACCGGGCCCTCGTGGAGCAGATCTACAGGCTTCTCAAAGAAAGGTATGTGATTCCCTTTGAGTACCATCAGGCGAATACCGCTGGCATGGATTGGCGGGCTGCTTTGGATGAGTCGCTCAAGAAGACCACTCACTTCGTCACTCTTCTCGATCCTATGTATGAGCAGTCGGAGACGTGCGAGTACGAACTCCGCGAGATTCTGAAGCGGAGAAACGAGGTGGCAATCTTACCCTTCATGATTAACGGCAGGGATAGGCCGAATCCAGATCTGAAAAATATGCATAATGAGCTACTCTCGAATCCGAACCCTTCTGCCAATGCCAAAAGTGTGGTTCAACAGGTGATGCAAGAGCTCGATAGGGCTCTCAGCGGTTCCAGCCAGATTTGA